AGTCAATCTGGGAatgcgtttgcgtgatgacatatcatgtcgagtcgccgcctctctGCGCGCTCTTCTGCTCATACGTAATTCCCGAAGGGTTATTACTTActgaagaagagtccgacatgattacaaatgtgttttaatcctttGCGAAAAGACGAagctccagctgcgcggatgtaaacaaactgacatgcggctgacgtgcgcgctcccgaCAGTCCTCatggagggagccgcgcatgcggtGGAGAATCCTCCAATATGTcttttaaagcgacactaaggaacttttcaaccttaataaaacattttaatatgtcttgtgatgatacatcgacttacaactagttgaatgacccctctgtcacgggctgaggtcgtcagtgttgctttcacttggactgagcagctgtgaggagggtggtaggaaccctgcacactgaaaaactccaaatgtgctgactgctttacggcatgcgttacatcatgatataacattgtttagccaccattagattcattacctcgtcgctatccgtccttcacacagccactggaaacaaatgtaggcgagttcagtccgacagcatgctaccgggagcagcattttacgacgccacgcgctagtcctcatgggaagtGTAGTGTtctttcaggcaaaacactaccgcttttgtccactggtgccgccaaaatcaacgaaaactgaaagttccttagtgtcgctttaacgCACCCTCAGAGTTCAAATCCATTGTTTGGAAGTACTATGGATTTTACAAGAAAGATGGCAAACTTGACAAGACGAACGTTATTTGTAAAGAATGCCGAGCTTCTGAACTGTCTGGGAGACGGGGATATGGACACTGCAAAGCCTCACTTGAAGCCACTCATTGAGAGTGATGTGGTATTACTGTTACTGTACCGTTTACACTGACAGCATCTTATAGAactcttttatttgtttttgttttactcttgTATTGTTACAGGACAGTAATACATAGTACTGGTAGAGAGATTACAAGGAATATTTGTTCACACAATAAGCacttttttgttccattttctaCTTCTAAGGAATAAACCCAGCCTATTTTAACATACTGAATGAATTGCcatcttcttatttttttgtttgcttaatAGATAAcatatgatattttttttttgcttcacattgAACTGCATTTGATTGAACTAATTTATTAAATCGCATCGCAAACAGGTGTATCGCATCATATCGGGAACAGGGTGAATCATACATCGTATCAGGATGAGGGGTGAATCGTATCGTATTGAACTGGGATGGAGGGTGAATCATATCGTTTCGTATCGAAAACAGGGATTAATCATAAGTATCGTATTGGCAGGGATTCAGTGTATCGCAAATTATATCGTATCGTTGGCAGGGCATCGAGATGCATATCAAATCGCCACAGTAATGGAGATCCACACCCCTAGAGGGGACATTGTTAGAGAGCGAGGACAAAAATAGGATAAAATTTGTAcagttaaaatgttaaaaggaaaaagtgatTGCTTATAACCTCATGACTGTATATGTAAAAAAAGGTGCTACCAGTGTAGCTTTTGTAGTTAGATTATGGAGCAGTTTGTGTTACAAGCTGTCACACCCGGTCTCTGCGGCCATATGAGGGCGCTCAGGGGCTGTTTACTCTCCCTGTCTGTCTGGGTGGTGATGTTGATGGAAGTCAGGAAGTCAGTTCTTGGGAACTGCCTTCAGCTGTGGCTTCGGGTGGAGATCACTTCCTGATCAGGGCGTCTATTGAAGCTGACCTCTGACTCCACTTCGGCGCCGGAGCATAGCACCTGCTGCAATTAGTGGTGACGTGCAAATGTTTGTTTATGGCTTCTCGTCCCTTATTAACTTAGTGTCTGTGTCTCAGCCGGCCTCCCTGACCTGCTGCACCCTGCCTGCCTGTCTTTGATAGTGACAAGGGGTATTATGGGTAATGGTAGGGTAATTCATTTAGTAGACTTTCACGATCTGTTCATTAAACACGGCAACTGAAGTCCCGGACTTGGTGTGTTTCATTTTATGTCAGTCAGCAGAGTCTACCCATACTTCAAATTTCTCATCAGATTACACTCCTAAAAACTGAAGTCTTTGATGTTCTCAATGCACTCTTTAGAAGAACGACTCTTACAAACATCAGTATCATTCTTTTCCTGCTGCTATACTGATTTGAAGTCACGTTTCGCTTCCTGAAGCCCTCTTCACTAATGTCTGGACAGCTTTGAATTGATTTGTGAAACAGATCCATGATAAATAGTCCAGTCGTTCATATTAGAGTGCAGACAGGGATTCTGGAAGCTTCCAGATGAATCCAGCTGTGCCGTCCCCACACTGCTGTGACCTGAATCTGGACAACTGGCTGCTGAAGACGAAGAGGACAGTTATGTCCGTGAGTCTCTGCTGACATCTGGTGGTCCCCTACAGCTTTACAACGCCACACGACAATCGCCATGGATACTCCACCGAGCTTCACCTTCTTCCTTTGTTTCAAccacagaaatgtctgaaatcacttttttactacaaacaaacacagtaCAGTAAGTTCCTCCTCACTAGTTGAGGTGTGTGCGCatgcacgtgtatgtgtgtgtgtgtgtgtgtgtgtgtgtgtgtgtgtgtgtgtgtgtgtgtgtgtgtgtgtgtgtgtgtgtgtgtaatgtgctTGGTCATCctgactggtcctgcaggtctggcTGGTGTTTTATCTCTTTAGGTGAAGAGTGCAGGAACAAAGAAAGGGGTGTGATATTTACCATGTCTGGAAACTGCTGGCTGAGTGAAGTTTGATGCTATTTAGAGTTTAAATTCAGTTCAGACTCTTCATAAAGATAATGTCAATGAAGCGCCACATTTAAGGGGCACATTCACCGTTTGTGAGGACCTCTCCATTTGAATGTGTGACAGTGACGTTTGATCTCTTGCTCAATAAGGGCGAACAGAGGTCAAGCGTTCCAGCGGTGCAGGAGAACTGGAGGAAAGTTCAATGTCCTCACATCGAGGCTGtggggaaaacacaaaatgccaTTCATAAGCGGTTTTAAACATGTGAGCAGCATACTGAAGCGTTTCAGTTGTGTCagccatttcatttttttgatttcatttttaaaaaccattttcagttattttggaGCTTTGGGAGCATTTATCCAATTATCAGCGCGCTTCCACATCCCAGACACGAAACTGCTGGCAGTGAAATCAAATTGAATTTGtattcatttatctttttttcttcaggctgTGAGACTTTAAACCAAACCCAGTAGAAGTGACTTTAGCAGACATTCAGACTCTGAACAGAACTGAGACTGCAGAAGATCCCATTTTAAAATGGATTTAATGGATAAACAGGGAGAAAACTCTGATCCCTGACATTTCTcaatgaaaacatcttttcctttcttctgtttgtcagtgcgtgcatgcgtgtgtgtgtgtgtgtgtgtgtgtgtgtgtgtgtgtgtgtgtgtggcgtctcGACATTCAGGTGTGTCTTCAGAGAGACAAAGCCCAAAGCTGCTGTTGACAGGTGGACTTTGTGATCCTTGTTGTCAGCTCTGAAAAGAGGTTTAGGACCCTGGACTTTGGTCTCGGGCCGTGCACTTTATTCTAATTCATCTGTTGTTTCTCTAATGTTGAGTCAGACTGTGGAAGAGGTTCCGTTTGTATATCCATATCACTTCAAaggttttagttttttctttgttcagttTGTTGAACTTCAGTTTAACTGTGAACATTTTAGGAGATCTGAACCAAAGAACTCTTCACAGTGACATTATCCATTTAGATCCAGCCACAGGCAGGGCCTGAATGCAGCCTCTGTTTCTCAGGGTCTGTGGCTCTCCTGCTGAGGCTTGGCCTCATCGTGGTCCCGCCCAGCCAGGAAGTGGGtgtgctttttaaatgtttccgGGCACAGAttcctcagactgctgcagaaTAGGCCGATCAGCTGTGAGGCAACAACAATGTGCACCCTTCTCCTTTATGCGGTGGTCTTTGCTGGAGCTGCCTACATCTTCCGCCAGATTTTTGTGAAGGGAAAACGATGCAAAAGCCAACTAAACCTCACTGGGAAAACAGTGATCGTGACAGGTAAGAGAAGACTCGTACATCCTCTCACTCTGGCTGCTTTGATGCCAGATTATTTTCCCACACACGGAAATCCATGGAATCGTCTGCTTTCTGCCTCTAGGCAGTAATACCGGCATCGGTAAAACCACAGCCATAGATCTGGCCAAAAGAGGAGCCAGGGTGATTCTAGCATGTCGCAATGAGCAGAGAGGACTGTCGGCTCTGGAGGAAGTCAAGAAGGTGGGTGAAAGTTTAATCTGATCTTGATTCTTTGCCAAGATGTTGTGGCGTAGATCCAGTATCAGGTAGTCAGTGACCGCCAGCTGTGGGACCAGATGTTGTGGTGATTTGGTGGAAAGAGCCGTGGACGGATcttgttgtctgtgtgttttgtgaaagGCGACCGGAAGCAGCCAGGTGGTGTTCATGCAGCTGAACCTGGGGAGTATGAAGTCTGTCCGCAGCTTTGCTGAAACATTCCTGAAAAATGAATCCAGACTGGACATCCTCATCAACAACGCAGGTCAGAGCTCGGTCCGTCACACACctgtccctccatctctcttccTGTGGGCAGAAGTTTGTTACCATGCTGGCACGATGTAACCCACACCTTCTGTCTGCATGTAGTCTCGAGGACAGAGAGACTGCTGCATGTCACATGTTTCTATATGAGCGCTGCTTGTCTGCATATTCACAGACTTTAGTCTGCTGAAAGATCACGACTGATTCCTGCTGAACATAAACAGTTTGTGTCTTCATCTTTCCTCACAGGTGTTTACATGCAGGGTCGCACGTCGGATGGACTGGGGCTGATGTTCGGTGTCAATCACATCGGCCACTTCCTGCTCAcccacctcctgctggaccGGCTCAAACAGTGCGGGCCCAGCAGGATCGTCAACGTGTCGTCCCTGGGACATAACTTTGGAAACATTGATTTTGACTGTCTCACCACCCACAATGCCCTGGGGCTGGGGACTTCATTCAAAGAGGTCTTTCAGTACTACTGTGACAGCAAGCTGTGCAATGTGCTCTTCACTCATGAGCTGGCCAAGAAGCTGCAGGGAACCCAGGTCACCTGCTACTCCCTCCATCCAGGTGAGTCCtgccagctgcagacacacaatgCACAACAGGCCATGTGAATTTCCAAGTTACTGTAAAACTGACTTTATCTACTTCACAAACTGGGATTGAGAGTGTGAGAAGCTTCAGGTCACActgctattttttttactcttgAATCTGCTCTAATTGTCTCCAAAGTGGTTCTTCAACCAAGTAAAGGTGACCGTTATTAAAGaatgctttttctcttttctttttccaggagCTATCAACACTGAGCTTGCGAGGAACaccagctctctgctgcagctggcccTCACTCCTCTGACTGTCTTCTTCTTCAAGAACCCCGTCCAGGGAAGCCAGACCACGCTGCACTGCGCACTCCAGCAGGGAATCGAATACCTCAGCGGCCGTTACTTCTCCAACTGCACCGTGAGAGATGTCTACCCCAAAGCAAAGGATGACGTTGCTGCCAAGAGGCTGTGGGAACTCAGCGAGAAGCTGACCGGCCTGGCCTGAGGTGACCACGCCCAATTGGGACTGAAGCGTCTCCTACCCAGCAGTCCTCTGGACTGATAGTGTTTGAGGTCTCATATTAGCTGGCAGCTCATAAAGTTGTAAATCAAGTCACGTTAATAACTCAACCGGCACACCTAATCTCTTTATCGGGCCAACAGAATAGCCCGTTTGATGAGAAGGACCAGCAGTCTGCAAGAATGAGTCTCTCTACTGCACTGTTCACTCAACATCACTCCACAGTCAGCAATGTTTGCTCACATTAAATTGctggtttttctttgtaaacGGGCCAAGAAACTACTGTCTTGTATTTGGAACTATTGAAATAAAGCTGACTTGAATTTAACATTTTCCATCCTGCATTTGTTACGTACTTTAAATGAAGTAATGTCCAACTTTTTGACTGCCGTACCGCTATCCCACACCTTCACACATGGCCAGCCAGGTAATGTATTTAAGTATATTTGTGTGTTGCATTCTGGAATCGCTTTTATCTCCTACTCGACGGTCCCAAATGGACATCCCTGGAACTAAATTCATGCCGCGATCTGTCCCTACCCACGCTCTCAGGTGCACCACTTGACTGTACACTACTGAAATCACTAAATAATCCAGTGGTACGCCACTCCCTTCGGGTGTGTATCCAGTTTAGGAGAGCCTTTGGGTACCATGTCTTTTGCTTTCCAAGTCCAATTGCCTCTAACCATCTTTTTACTCCCTCTCACTCTGATTGAACTTTTCGCAGTTGGCATGAGAAGGGCAGCAAATCGTTTGCGAGCATGTTTCAGGATGGCCAC
The sequence above is a segment of the Salarias fasciatus chromosome 14, fSalaFa1.1, whole genome shotgun sequence genome. Coding sequences within it:
- the LOC115401086 gene encoding dehydrogenase/reductase SDR family member 13-like is translated as MCTLLLYAVVFAGAAYIFRQIFVKGKRCKSQLNLTGKTVIVTGSNTGIGKTTAIDLAKRGARVILACRNEQRGLSALEEVKKATGSSQVVFMQLNLGSMKSVRSFAETFLKNESRLDILINNAGVYMQGRTSDGLGLMFGVNHIGHFLLTHLLLDRLKQCGPSRIVNVSSLGHNFGNIDFDCLTTHNALGLGTSFKEVFQYYCDSKLCNVLFTHELAKKLQGTQVTCYSLHPGAINTELARNTSSLLQLALTPLTVFFFKNPVQGSQTTLHCALQQGIEYLSGRYFSNCTVRDVYPKAKDDVAAKRLWELSEKLTGLA